From the Candidatus Binataceae bacterium genome, one window contains:
- a CDS encoding GNAT family N-acetyltransferase, giving the protein MSIRVRPLLESDLDEADRIMRLAFGTLVGLEDPLTMWGDADYAHTRWRCDPEGALAAEDGRRLAGSNFAVRWGSLGYFGPLSVRPELWDRKVGQHLVEATIAMFERWGVRHRGLYTFAQSPKHVVLYNRYGFWPRFLSAVMQKEIKSPPSPPHPERSEKFSALSAGEKAETIAACRELTGSFFAGLDLRREIEAADRFGLGETILGRRGSRIAWFAVTHIGRATEAGSGVCFVKFAAARPGARAARDFERMLEACEALAFGAGAHQLRLSINFARERAYRIVAARGFRAERIGVVMQSPNEPAYNRPGNYLLDDWR; this is encoded by the coding sequence ATGAGCATCCGCGTCCGGCCGCTCCTCGAAAGCGACCTCGACGAGGCCGACCGCATCATGCGCCTCGCCTTCGGCACGCTCGTCGGGCTCGAGGACCCGCTGACGATGTGGGGCGACGCCGATTACGCGCACACGCGATGGCGTTGCGACCCGGAGGGCGCGCTGGCGGCGGAGGATGGCCGGCGGCTTGCGGGTTCGAACTTCGCGGTGCGCTGGGGCAGCCTCGGCTACTTCGGTCCGCTCTCCGTGCGTCCGGAGTTGTGGGATCGCAAGGTCGGTCAGCATCTGGTCGAAGCTACAATCGCGATGTTCGAGCGCTGGGGCGTGCGCCATCGCGGGCTCTATACCTTTGCGCAAAGCCCCAAACACGTCGTGCTCTACAATCGCTATGGATTCTGGCCGCGGTTTCTTAGCGCGGTGATGCAGAAGGAAATCAAATCGCCGCCGTCGCCGCCGCACCCGGAGCGGTCCGAAAAGTTCTCCGCGCTTTCCGCCGGCGAGAAAGCCGAGACGATAGCGGCCTGCCGCGAGCTGACCGGCTCATTTTTCGCCGGTCTCGATCTGCGGCGCGAAATAGAAGCGGCCGATCGCTTCGGGCTGGGCGAGACGATCCTCGGGCGGCGCGGATCTAGAATCGCCTGGTTCGCCGTCACGCATATCGGGCGGGCGACCGAGGCCGGCAGCGGCGTATGCTTCGTCAAGTTCGCAGCGGCGCGGCCCGGCGCCCGCGCGGCGCGCGACTTCGAGCGGATGCTCGAGGCCTGCGAGGCGCTGGCGTTCGGCGCCGGCGCGCACCAGCTGCGCTTGAGCATCAACTTCGCGCGCGAGCGCGCGTATCGGATCGTCGCCGCGCGGG